ACGATCGAGAAAGGCACCAAAGCGCCGCAAGCCGCCGGCAAGATTCACACCGACATCGAGCGCGGCTTCATTCGCGCCGAGATCGTCTCGTACGAAGACTACGTCACCTACAAGACGATGGACGCGATCCGCGCCGCCGGCAAGCTGCGCTCCGAGGGCAAGGACTACGTGATGCAGGAAGGCGACGTCGTCGAGTTCCGCTTCAACGTTTGAGGCTAGGACGTCGCGGGCGGCGGCGGTGACGGCGGAAGCTGCGAACCGTACGGTGGTGCGGGCGGCGGCGGGTAGCCGGGCGGGGGCGCATAGCCCGGACCCGAGTAGGTGCCGCCGCCGGCGAGTTGAGCGCGCAGCGCTTTCGCTTCACGCTGGATCGGCCACTCGCTGAACGCCAGCACGATCAAGACGATCAGGTTCGCGATCGGCACCAGCATGAGCAGGCAAAGCCACGGGTTCATTCCGGTCCGCTTGATGATCATGAACCAGATGAGCAGCGAAAAGAGGAGCACGACGCCGGCGACGATCAGCGCCGTGCCGCTCATGGCGGACAGGATGCCGGTGACGTCAGGCGGGTTCTGAGCCGGCTGTGTGACTTGGGCAAGATACTGCATGGCGGGATATCGCGCGAACCAAGCGAGCATACCTGCCGCGCGGCCGCGACTCGCCATTTGGCGAGTCGGACGCCAGGGGTTTTCGCCGAACGTCCTAAAGGAGCCGGACGGCTCAGGAGGCCACTTTCTCGATGTCGACAGCCGTTCCGAGCACCACCGCGGTTCGCGAGGTCAGCGTCTTCGGCGACGCGATCGCGTACTTCAACGAAGCCGCTGCGTTGCTCAACCTCGATCCGGGGATCAAAGCGATCCTCACGCACCCCTCTCGCCAGATCATCTTCTCGATCCCGTTCCAGCGCGACGACGGCGGGTTCGAGGTCTTCACCGGGTACCGCGTCCAGTACAACTTCGCGCGTGGCCCTGCGAAGGGCGGGATCCGCTTCCATCCCGGCGTCACGCTCGACGAGGTCACCGCGCTGGCGTTCTGGATGACGTGGAAGTGCGCGGTCGTCGATCTGCCGTTCGGCGGCGGCAAAGGCGGCGTCACCTGCGACCCGCGCACCCTCTCGATCTCCGAGATCGAGCGCATCACGCGGCGCTACGCGGCCGAGCTGGTTGAAGTGATCGGTCCGGACAAAGACGTCCCGGCGCCCGACGTCAACACGACGCCGCAGCACATGGCCTGGATCATGGACACCTACTCGATGCACGTGCGGCAGAACACGCCGGGGGTCGTCACCGGCAAGCCGCTCGACATCGGCGGCTCGCGCGGGCGCGTCGAAGCGACCGGGCGCGGCGTCTCGATCGTCGCGCTCGACGAGATGGCACGGCTCGGGATCGCGCCGAAGGGCGCGAAGGTCATCGTGCAAGGGTTCGGCAACGTCGGCTCGATCGCGGCGAAGATGTTCGCCGACGCGGGCTGCACCATCGTCGGGATCAGCGACGTCACCGGCGCGTACGTCAACGAGAACGGAATCGACATCGACGGGGCGATCGCGTACGCGCAGGAGCATCATTCGCTCGACGGCTACCGCGGCGGCGAAAAGATGTCGAACCAGGCGATGCTCGAGGTGCCGTGCGACGTGCTCGTGCCGGCGGCGCTCGAGAAAGTGCTGACCGTCGACAACGCTTCGCGCATCAAAGCGAAGCTGATCGTCGAAGGAGCCAACGGGCCGACGACGCCTGAGGCCGACCACATCTTCTCGAAGAACGGGATCACGGTGATTCCGGACATCCTGGCGAACGCCGGCGGGGTGACCGTGTCGTACTTCGAGTGGGTTCAGGACCGGCAGGGGTACTTCTGGAAAGAGGCTGAGGTCAACGAGCGGCTCAAAGAGAATTTGCTCGACAACTTCAAAGTCGTCGGGGATATTGCGAAGGCGCGGGGCGTGAGCTATCGGACGGCTTCGTACATGGTGGCGATCGATCGCGTCGTGCGGTCGTTGAAGGCTCGTGGGGTGTACGCTTAAATCAAAGATGGTGGTTGGCCGCGGGGGCGGCGCATCACCGTGACGGGCACGCGGCCCCGGACTTCCTGTCCGGGGCCGCTCTGTCTTCGCATCGCTTCCGCGCATCCTGCGCACGCTCGCTCACACGGCCCGTCACGGCGATGCGCCGCCCCCGCGACCCGGCACCATGATCGCAGTACCGAAGATGCAACGAGTTGGGATTGCGCGCGCGATGATGCGCTATGCGGGCGTCGTTTCGGCGGTGTCGTCGGACGGCTCCGTTTCGACCCAGCGTTCGGACCAGGTGCCGATCGAGCAGATGATCTCGCTGAGCGACTTGCCGCATTCGGTGAGCGCGTACGTCACGCGGATCGGGCGGTCGGGAGAGACCGTGCGGGTGACCAGGCCCTCGCGCTCCAGCTCTCTTAGGCGCTCGGTCAGCAAGCGGTCCGAGAGGCCGGGGACGGCGGCGAGAATCTCGTTGAAGCGGGCCGGGCCGGCGACCAGCACGCGCAGCACGGCGCCGATCCAGCGGCGGCCGATCAGCTCGATCGCGTACTGGAAGCGCGGGCAGAACGGGCTGAGGCCGTCGTGGGCCTCGTCCGGGCTCGGTTGAATTGGGGCGGGGCGTAGGTGCATATGGAGTCTCAGTAGGCTACTTGACGTAAGTATAGCACGAGGTGTAGGATAGGGCTACTCTCTCCCTTACGTTTTGTAAGTTACACACGAAAGCATAGAAAGCAATGGAACTAGCGTTCCCTCTCCTCCTCGTCCGCCTGGTCATCGGACTCGCCTTTGCGGCGCACGGAGCGCAAAAGCTCTTCGGTTGGTTCGGAGGCTATGGCCTGGCCGGGACCGCCGGCTTTTTCGAGTCGCTCGGGTTCAGGCCCGGGCGGTTCTTCGCGCTCGCGGCCGGCTTCGCCGAGCTCGTCGGTGGGCTGCTCGTCGCCGTAGGGCTTGGCGGGCCGATCGGGCCGATGTTCGTGATCGCCGCGATGCTCGTCGCAATCGTCGCAGTCCACCTCCGCAACGGCTTCTTCGTGCAGAACAACGGCATCGAGGTGCCGCTGCTGTACCTCGTCGTCGCCGTCTCCTACGCGTTCGCCGGGCTCGGGGCGCTCAGCCTTGACGGCGCGCTCGGCCTCACGGGCGCGTGGACGCCGGCGCTGGACTGGGCGTTCGTGGCGCTCGGCTTCATCGGCGGGTTCGCGAACCTGGCGCTGCGGCGGAAGACCGAGCCGGCGGCACCGTCGGCTCCCGAAGGGTTAGATCCGGCGGTCTAGCTCCTGCACCTCGGACGGACGCTCCGGCGGGACCGACTGCTCCAGCGTGGGCTCTTGCGTCGGACCGCCGGCGGCTTCCCACGCGGCGAAACCGCCCTTGAGAATGCGGACGTCCGCGTAGCCGTTCGCGCGCAGCTTCTCGGCGATCTGCTTCGTCAGGTCGCCGTCGCCGTGCTCGTCGTAGACGACGGCAGGTGTTTCGGTCGCGAGCGGAAGCGCGAGGTGCTCGGGAGTCAGCAGGTCGTGCGGGCGGTAGCGGATCGCGCCGCGAACCTCCCGCCGGCCCTGATGCTTGCCGACGTTGATGACCGTCGCGCCGGTATCGCCGAGCGCGCGCAGCTCTTCGACGGTGATCTCCATCGCCCGTTCTCTACCCGGCGTGCGAGGGAGCCAACCGCATCAGGGCTTTGCTTCGAGCGCGGTGACGCGAACCTCGTGGTCGGCGACGCTCGCTTCGAGCCGATCGAAGCGCCGGTCCATATAGCTGCGCTGTTCTGTGAAACGTTCGTCCATACGCGTTTCGAGCCGGTCGAATCGCCGGTCGACCGCGCTGAAGCGCGCGTCCACGTACGTCTTGAACTCCGCGAAGCGCTGATCCATGCGGTTGTACACACCATCGAAGCCTTCGGTCATTGCTTGGTGAAGACTTTTGAAGCCCTCCAGAATCGTTTCATCCGTCATGGTGCGATTAGAGCACGTTCGGGTTGCCGCGGTGTATCGTCAACTTGTCCGTCAGGTGAACGCTTGTTCGGCGTGGTAGGAGCTGCGCGAGAGCGGGCTCGAGACGACGTGGACGAAGCCCTTCGCTTCTCCGAACGATTTGAGGCGCGCGAACTTCTCCGGGGTGACGAACTCTTCGACGTTCAGGTGGCGCTTCGTCGGCTGCAGGTACTGGCCCATCGTGAAGATGTCGACGCCGATCGAGCGCGCGTCGTCCATCGCGCGTTCGATCTCTTCCTCCGTTTCGCCGAGGCCGAGCATCAGCGAGGTCTTCGTGTACGTCACCTTGCCGGACTTCTTCGCGTGCTCGAGGATGCTCAGCGACTGCTTGTAGCTCGCGCGGCGGTCGCGCACGGTGGATTGCAGGCGCGCGACGGTTTCGAGGTTGTGCGCGAGCACTTCGGGGCGCGCGTCGAGAACGATGTCGAGGGCGGCGAGGTCGCCGGCGAAGTCGCCGGTGAGGCACTCGACCTTCGCGGCGGGGACTCTCTTGTGGATCGCGCGCACGGTGTTGGCGAAGATCGCCGCGCCGCCGTCGGCGAGGTCGTCGCGGTCGACCGCGGTCAAGACCAAATATTTCCAGCCCAGCTCGGCGACCGCTTGCGCGACGCGCTTCGGCTCCAGCCAGTCGACCTCGCCTTTCGGCGAGCCGGTCTTGACGTTGCAAAACCGGCAGCCGCGCGTGCACGTGTCGCCGAGAATCATGATCGTCGCTGTTCCCGCGCCCCAGCACTCCGCGAGGTTCGGGCACATCGCCTCCTGGCAGACGGTGTGCAGCTGCAAGCGGCGCACCTCGCCGAGGACGTTCTCGTACGACTCGCCGGACGGCAACCGAACCTTGAGCCATTCGGGCTTGCGCTTGGGCGGTTCGGAATTGATCAGATCGACGGTAATCATGCGGTTTCGGCGACCGAGTTCGACGGAAACGGCAGCGGCGCCCCCGACGGTACCTCTTCGCGCTCGAACTGGACGCCGAACGCGCCTTCGAGCGAGTCGAGCAAGACGTCGCGCGCCTCGGCCCACGAAACCTCGCGGCCGACTTGGGCGGAGATCGAGGTGATCCCGAATTGCGGGGTGCCGCAGGGCGTGATCAAGCGGTCGTAGTCGAGTGCGGTGCAGGCGTTCAGCGCGAGCCCGTGCAGCGAGGTCATCCGCTTGACGGCCAGGCCGATCGCGCAGATCGCGTCGTCGCCGACGTAGACGCCGCGGTGCTCGCTGCGCGGTTGGGCCTCGATCCCGAAGCGGTAGAGCGCGCCGGTCACCGCCGTCTCGAGCGACGAAACGAGCGGCACGACCTCGCGAAACCGTTCGAGCCGGCGGATCGGGTAGACGACCACCTGGCCGGGTCCGTGATACGTGACGTCTCCACCGCGCTCGATCTCGGCGACGTCGACCCCGCGGGCCTGCAGCATCGGCCGTGGCAGCAGCACGTTGGCCGCTTTGGCGTTGCGGCCCAACGTGATGACCGGCTCGTGCTCCACCACCAGCCAGGTATCCGGCTCCCGCCCCTCGGCGACTGCCGCGTGCAGTGCGCGCTGAAGCTCCAGCACCGGCGCGTACCGCCGGCGCCCGAGATCGATCAGGCGCGTCGTCTCGGCCATACGACCTTACAACACTATTGAGGTGCCCGTGGTTTTCCGAGCAGAAAATCGACGAACGCCATCCACCACGGACGCGCGAGCCACGCCTCGTACTTCGGAATATCCTCGTCGGTCAGGAGTCTGCCCGTGGCAAGGTCGTAAGCGGAGTAGTGAGGTTCCGCAGGACCAGGGTACAGGTCGGTCCGGCGCGGCTTCCGACAGTTCTCGTGTCGAACGTGCATGTTATCTCAATTCCATCGTTTTCACGACAGCGGTGGCAATGATCGCTAAGAGCGTGAAGTGGCTTGCCAAGAATAAGGAACGTTGTTTCTGTTTGCGCACTTCGCCGTTTAACGGTGCCCATCGCCGGAGGTCGTCGATAACGCTTTTCAACCACGTCTCTGTTCCAGTTGTCAATCGCTCAGTCGAGCCATGCTTGCCAGGAAGGGGCATGGGCGTTCCGTCTCCCCACCAGAGCGACGCGAAAACGGCGATCGTCGATAGCGCCATCAGAGCAAGCGAGACGAGATTTCGTGCGTCTCGGTAATTCACGAAGGTCGCGATGGCGAGAAGCGGGCCCAACAGCATATACGCTACTGCATTGAATGCGCGGATGTCGTTTAGGAACCGGTCGTTCGCGCGTTCGGCGAGCTCCACGAAGAACCGCAGCTCTGCACTCTCGTCCAATGCGTAATTGCATATGACGCGCTGGGCGGGCGGCTGCGAGCGGCGAGCGCAAAGCAGCAGACCGGCAAGAACAGCTATCGTGACATTTCGCACGCTGTTCCATCACGACGAAGGCCGCTCTCGGCAAGAGCGCGGCCTTCTCTCTCGGCCGGTCCTGCGCCGGGGTTAGACCGTGGCGGGCTGTTTGGCAGGCTTCGCGTTCACGACGTGGATCGCTTTGCCGTGCATGAATTCGGCGGTGTCCATGATCGACTCGGTCAACGTCGGGTGCGGGTGGATCGAGAGGCCGATGTCCTCGACGGTCGCGCCCATCTCGAGCGCGATCACACCTTCGCCGATCAGCGATTCCGCTTGCGGGGCGACGATGTGCATCCCGAGCAGCAGGTCCGTCTTCGCGTCACCGACCAGCTTGATGATCCCGTCGGTCTCGTTCATCGTGCGGGCGCGGCCCGAGGCGATGAGGTTCATCTTGCCGACGCGCACGTCGTAGCCGGCGGCTTTCGCCTCTTCCTCGGAGAGGCCGATCGTGGCGACCTCCGGGTCGGTGTAGACGCAGTTCGGGATCGCGACGGGGTCGAACGCGCTCGCGCGGTCGCCGGCGATCACCTCGGCGGCGACGACGCCTTCCTTCATTGCCTTGTGTGCGAGGAGCGGCGCGCCGGTGACGTCACCGATCGCGAAGATCCCCTCGACCTTGGTGCGGCGCTGAGCGTCGACCTCGATGAAGCCTTGCGGCGTCGTCTGCAGCCCGGCCGCGGCGAGGTTCAGCGTGTCGGTGACGGGCCGGCGGCCGACCGCGACCAACACCTGATCGAACTCGACCGTCTCCGGCTTGTTGTTCGTCGCCTCGCCGTTGATGACGACCGTCACCGCTTGCGGGCCGGTCTTCTCCATCGACTCGACCTTCGTGCTCAGGTCGATCTGCACGCCCTGCTTCTTGAGAATGCGCCCGAGCGTCTTGGAGATCTCCAGATCGGTGCCGGTCAGGATCTGGGGCATCGCTTCGACGACGCGCACCTTTGCACCGAGCCGCGTGTACACCGTCGCGAACTCCAGCCCGATCACGCCGCCGCCGACGACCAGCAAGTTCTTCGGAACCCGCTTGATGCGCACGGCGTCGTCGCTGTTGACGATCGCCTCACCGTCGCGCGGCCAGGCCTTCACGTCGACCGGGGCCGAGCCGGTCGCGATGACGATCCCCTGCGTCGCGGTGTACTCGTCGCTCGAGCCGTCGCGCTTTTTCAGCACGACCGTGTTCTTGCTCGTGAACGACGCGTCGCCGTAGGCGAACTCGACGTTGTTCGCTTTGAAGAGCTGGTTTACGCCGCCGACGTTCGCCTTTACGACCTTGTCGGCGAACGCGGCGACGCCTTCGCGGTCGACCTCCGCCTTCGGCACCTTCAGCCCCAGCGCGCCGGCGTGCTCGATCTGGCGGCTGATCTCCGCGACGTGGAGCAGCGCCTTGGTGGGGATGCAGCCCCAGTTCAAGCAGACGCCGCCGACCTCGTCGCGGTCGAAGCACACGACTTTTTTTCCGAGCTGGCCGAGCCGAATCGCGGCGTGATAGCCGCCCGGGCCGGCGCCGATGACGAGCGCGTCGACGGTGTGCGAAGCCATGTGATCTCTGATTACTCCATCGATTGGGACAAAGGGCCGTTCAGCACGACCCCAAGGCAGGCGAAAGCGTTTCGGAGCCCGCTTCGCTCCGGCGGCGCGGGAGCCCCCGGCGCTGCTACGGAAGAAGCCGCTCCCTTGGCACCCTGGGAGGCAGCTCCGTGCGCTACGTGACGATGCCGCGTTGGATCTACTACATGCTGATCGTCATGGGGATCGGCTTCGCCGCCGGAGCGGTCCCGTTCTGGCTGTTCGTCCCGGTCTCGGGACATTTCGTCGCCGTCGTCTGGGTCGCGATGGGCGCCGGCTTCGTGTTCTTCTCCGTGCGCGCGCTCGTGAGCCGGCGCGAGGACGAGCAGATCGCACGCACCGGCGCGGCGGCGAACGCGACGGTGCTCGACGCGCGGATGACCGGCATGTTCATCAACAACGTTCCGCAATGGAACCTGCGGCTGCGGATCGACGGCTACGGCGCACCGTACGAGACGAAGGTGAAGCTGTTGACGTTCAACCCGCCCTCGAACGGCGACACGCTCTCGGTTCGCATCGACCCGGCGCGCAAAGACCACGTCGTGTTCGGTTCGGACGACGCGCCGGCGGCGAGCCCGCCGGCGGCAGCCTCGGCGGCTCAGAGCACCGGTGGTGCGGCCGACACCGTCAAAGTCCTCGCCGACCTCGAGCGCCTGCGCGAAAGCGGCGCGCTGGCGCAGGATGAGTTCGACCTGATGAAGCGCAAAGTGCTCGGCGAGAGCTAACCGCCGGCCCCCGCTTCGGCGCCGCACGGTTCGAGGACGGCGACCGGCAAGATCGCCAACGCGTCCGCGAGCCGAGCGACGCGCAGGCCGTCGTGATCCGTCGCGGTCACGATGCGGTCGGTGAGGACGTCGCGATAGCGCAGCTCCCGGGCGAAACGCTGCGGTAGCGCGAGCGCCGTGTCGGCCCACACCTCGCCGAGCGGCGGCGCGCCGCCGGCGAGCGTGCGCGGAAGCCGCGGCACGATGACGACTGCCGGCCCGCGCGCGTACGCGACGACGTGCGACGCGCGCGCGCCGCTCGCGGCGAGCGGCTCGTACGCATCGTCCGGCCAGGCGCCCTCCGCGCGCCGCCGCAGCAGCGTGGCGAGCACGTACTGCTTGATCCGGCCGTCGGGCCACGCCGCCAGCAACGTGCCCGCGAGCGCCTCCCGCTGCGTTCCGGCGGCCAGCGCCTCGTCGAGCGCGCGCAAGCCGCTCGTGCGGACGTCGTAATTCACCGGGCGCCGATTGTCCGGGTCGACCAGGCTCAAGTCCCACAGCTCCGTCCCCTGGTAGGTGTCGGGGACGCCCGGCGCCGTCGCCTTGAGCACGGTCTGCGCGAGGCTGTTGATCGCGCCGCTCGCGGCGGCGCTCTGCGCGGCGGCGCGCATGCTTTCGAGAAACGTCGCCGAGCGGCTCGGCTCGAGGATGCAGTAGACGAACTCCTCGAGCGCGGTCTCGTACTCGGGATCGGCGTTCGTCCAGCTCGTGCGCAGCTTCGCTTCGCGCGCCGCTTTCACGACGTACATCACGATCCGCCCCCGGAACTCCTCGAGCGCGTTCGCGTCGAGCGCCGAGGTGAAGAGCTCGACCGGCCAGGCGCCGAGCAGCGCCTGGTAGATCGCGTACTCGTCGAGCGCCGTCACCGCGCCGCGGTGCTTGCGGTTGAGGCGCGACCAGCGCGCGAGGACGCGCCGCCACCCGTCCGGATCTTCCGAGATGACGGCCAGCCGCGCGCGCACGTCCTCGCCGCGCTTCATGTCGTGCGTCGCGGTCGCCACAAGCGCGTGCGGGTGCGTCGCCGCCCGCCGGGCGTTTTGCCGGTGAAACTCGGCGACGCTGATGCCGAAGCGCCCGGGATCGCCGCCGACCTCGTTCAACGCCGTCAGCCGCACGTAGCGGTAGAACGCCGTGTCCTCCACACCCTTCGCGGTGACCGGCGCCGTGAGCTGTTGAAAGCGCATCGCGAACTCGACGTAGCGCTCGCGAACGTCCTCGTCGTCGTGCTCCGCAAGCAGGACGCGGCGCAAGAACGCGAACTCGGAGCCCTCGCTCGCGGGGTCGGCGGCGCGCGCGGCTGCGACGGCGCGCTCGATGAAGAGACGATCGGCCGGCTCGACCGCCTCGCCGGTGACGTAGGTGCGGTAGATCGGAAAGGCGGCGATCGTATCGAGGAGCGCGCGGCGCAGCGCGCCCAGGGTGAAGTCACGGGTGCGGGGATCGCGCTGCGCGATGCGGTCGAGCCGCAGCGCCAGCACGTTCAGCTCGCCCGACAGCGCGCTCTCCAACACGAGCTTCTTCGCCTGGTGCGCGACCGCGGCGAACGGCGCGCGCTCCCCGGTGAAGCGCTGGTACACGGCGTCCAGCGCGCGCTCGTTGTGCGCCGCGACGGCGAGTCCGGTGACCGCGTTCATGAACTCGTAGCCCGTCGTGCCGTCGACGCTCCAGCGCGTCGAGAGCTCCTGGTTCGGCGCGAGGATTTTCTCGACGACGAGATACATCGGCTGGCCGAGCAGCTCGGCGCGCGAGCGCAGCAGATCGCAGTAGCCGATCGGGTCGAACAGCCCGTCGACGTGGTCGATGCGCAGCCCGTCGACGTCGCCGCGCGCCAGCAGCTCGAAGAGCAGCCGGTGCACGTCGCCGAAGCAGTTCGCGTTCTCCATCCGCAGCGCGGCGAGCGCGTTGATGTCGAAGAAGCGGCGGTAGTTGATCTCCTCGGCGGCGACTTTCCAGGACGACGGCCGCCAGTGCTGCGCGTCGACCGCCGCCTCGATCAGCGCTTTCCCGTCGGGCGTCGTTCGCGACGCGTCGAGGATCGCGGCGTGAGCGCGCGCGTTTCCGCGCTCCGTCTCCGCGAGCAGGCGCCGCAGCGACGCGCCGGCCTCGCGGCGGGCGAGGTGATCTGGGATCGTCTCGAGGGCTTGGAAGAGCGGCGCGAACGAGGCGAGGGAAGATGGCTCCGCGCCTTCCAGCAGCAGCGCGTACGTCGGCGGCGCGAGCGGAAAGAGATGCTCGTAGTAGCGCAGTGCGAAGCCGCCGTCCGCGTACTCCCAGCGCAGCTCGCCGTCGTCGAGAATGTCGCCGTACTGCCGGCCCAGGAACGGGAGCAGGATCTTACCCTGCAGCTCCGCGCGCGTCGGACACCAGTCGACGTCGAAGTAGTCGGCGTAGTGCGAGTCCTCGCCCCAGGTCAGCAGGTCGAGCCACCAGGCGTTGTCGTCGCCGCCGACGCCCATGTGGTTCGGGACGAAGTCCAGGATGTGGCTCATCCCGTGCGCGCGCAGCGTCTCGACGAAGGTGCGGTACTCTGCGAGCGTGCCGATCTCCGGGTTCAGCGCGTTGTGGTCGACGATGTCGTAGCCGTGCGTCGAACCGGCCCGCGCCTTCAAGTACGGCGAAGCGTAGACGTGTGAGATGCCCAGCGAGGCGAGGTACGGCACCAGCGCCGTCGCGTCGGCGAAGCGAAACCCGGCATGAAACTGCAGCCGGTACGTCGCGCGCGGCGTCACG
The DNA window shown above is from Candidatus Eremiobacterota bacterium and carries:
- the lipB gene encoding lipoyl(octanoyl) transferase LipB; this encodes MAETTRLIDLGRRRYAPVLELQRALHAAVAEGREPDTWLVVEHEPVITLGRNAKAANVLLPRPMLQARGVDVAEIERGGDVTYHGPGQVVVYPIRRLERFREVVPLVSSLETAVTGALYRFGIEAQPRSEHRGVYVGDDAICAIGLAVKRMTSLHGLALNACTALDYDRLITPCGTPQFGITSISAQVGREVSWAEARDVLLDSLEGAFGVQFEREEVPSGAPLPFPSNSVAETA
- a CDS encoding SHOCT domain-containing protein, which translates into the protein MRYVTMPRWIYYMLIVMGIGFAAGAVPFWLFVPVSGHFVAVVWVAMGAGFVFFSVRALVSRREDEQIARTGAAANATVLDARMTGMFINNVPQWNLRLRIDGYGAPYETKVKLLTFNPPSNGDTLSVRIDPARKDHVVFGSDDAPAASPPAAASAAQSTGGAADTVKVLADLERLRESGALAQDEFDLMKRKVLGES
- a CDS encoding helix-turn-helix transcriptional regulator — its product is MHLRPAPIQPSPDEAHDGLSPFCPRFQYAIELIGRRWIGAVLRVLVAGPARFNEILAAVPGLSDRLLTERLRELEREGLVTRTVSPDRPIRVTYALTECGKSLSEIICSIGTWSERWVETEPSDDTAETTPA
- the lpdA gene encoding dihydrolipoyl dehydrogenase; amino-acid sequence: MASHTVDALVIGAGPGGYHAAIRLGQLGKKVVCFDRDEVGGVCLNWGCIPTKALLHVAEISRQIEHAGALGLKVPKAEVDREGVAAFADKVVKANVGGVNQLFKANNVEFAYGDASFTSKNTVVLKKRDGSSDEYTATQGIVIATGSAPVDVKAWPRDGEAIVNSDDAVRIKRVPKNLLVVGGGVIGLEFATVYTRLGAKVRVVEAMPQILTGTDLEISKTLGRILKKQGVQIDLSTKVESMEKTGPQAVTVVINGEATNNKPETVEFDQVLVAVGRRPVTDTLNLAAAGLQTTPQGFIEVDAQRRTKVEGIFAIGDVTGAPLLAHKAMKEGVVAAEVIAGDRASAFDPVAIPNCVYTDPEVATIGLSEEEAKAAGYDVRVGKMNLIASGRARTMNETDGIIKLVGDAKTDLLLGMHIVAPQAESLIGEGVIALEMGATVEDIGLSIHPHPTLTESIMDTAEFMHGKAIHVVNAKPAKQPATV
- a CDS encoding DoxX family protein, which gives rise to MELAFPLLLVRLVIGLAFAAHGAQKLFGWFGGYGLAGTAGFFESLGFRPGRFFALAAGFAELVGGLLVAVGLGGPIGPMFVIAAMLVAIVAVHLRNGFFVQNNGIEVPLLYLVVAVSYAFAGLGALSLDGALGLTGAWTPALDWAFVALGFIGGFANLALRRKTEPAAPSAPEGLDPAV
- the treY gene encoding malto-oligosyltrehalose synthase; translation: MVTPRATYRLQFHAGFRFADATALVPYLASLGISHVYASPYLKARAGSTHGYDIVDHNALNPEIGTLAEYRTFVETLRAHGMSHILDFVPNHMGVGGDDNAWWLDLLTWGEDSHYADYFDVDWCPTRAELQGKILLPFLGRQYGDILDDGELRWEYADGGFALRYYEHLFPLAPPTYALLLEGAEPSSLASFAPLFQALETIPDHLARREAGASLRRLLAETERGNARAHAAILDASRTTPDGKALIEAAVDAQHWRPSSWKVAAEEINYRRFFDINALAALRMENANCFGDVHRLLFELLARGDVDGLRIDHVDGLFDPIGYCDLLRSRAELLGQPMYLVVEKILAPNQELSTRWSVDGTTGYEFMNAVTGLAVAAHNERALDAVYQRFTGERAPFAAVAHQAKKLVLESALSGELNVLALRLDRIAQRDPRTRDFTLGALRRALLDTIAAFPIYRTYVTGEAVEPADRLFIERAVAAARAADPASEGSEFAFLRRVLLAEHDDEDVRERYVEFAMRFQQLTAPVTAKGVEDTAFYRYVRLTALNEVGGDPGRFGISVAEFHRQNARRAATHPHALVATATHDMKRGEDVRARLAVISEDPDGWRRVLARWSRLNRKHRGAVTALDEYAIYQALLGAWPVELFTSALDANALEEFRGRIVMYVVKAAREAKLRTSWTNADPEYETALEEFVYCILEPSRSATFLESMRAAAQSAAASGAINSLAQTVLKATAPGVPDTYQGTELWDLSLVDPDNRRPVNYDVRTSGLRALDEALAAGTQREALAGTLLAAWPDGRIKQYVLATLLRRRAEGAWPDDAYEPLAASGARASHVVAYARGPAVVIVPRLPRTLAGGAPPLGEVWADTALALPQRFARELRYRDVLTDRIVTATDHDGLRVARLADALAILPVAVLEPCGAEAGAGG
- a CDS encoding Glu/Leu/Phe/Val dehydrogenase, with the protein product MSTAVPSTTAVREVSVFGDAIAYFNEAAALLNLDPGIKAILTHPSRQIIFSIPFQRDDGGFEVFTGYRVQYNFARGPAKGGIRFHPGVTLDEVTALAFWMTWKCAVVDLPFGGGKGGVTCDPRTLSISEIERITRRYAAELVEVIGPDKDVPAPDVNTTPQHMAWIMDTYSMHVRQNTPGVVTGKPLDIGGSRGRVEATGRGVSIVALDEMARLGIAPKGAKVIVQGFGNVGSIAAKMFADAGCTIVGISDVTGAYVNENGIDIDGAIAYAQEHHSLDGYRGGEKMSNQAMLEVPCDVLVPAALEKVLTVDNASRIKAKLIVEGANGPTTPEADHIFSKNGITVIPDILANAGGVTVSYFEWVQDRQGYFWKEAEVNERLKENLLDNFKVVGDIAKARGVSYRTASYMVAIDRVVRSLKARGVYA
- the lipA gene encoding lipoyl synthase; translated protein: MITVDLINSEPPKRKPEWLKVRLPSGESYENVLGEVRRLQLHTVCQEAMCPNLAECWGAGTATIMILGDTCTRGCRFCNVKTGSPKGEVDWLEPKRVAQAVAELGWKYLVLTAVDRDDLADGGAAIFANTVRAIHKRVPAAKVECLTGDFAGDLAALDIVLDARPEVLAHNLETVARLQSTVRDRRASYKQSLSILEHAKKSGKVTYTKTSLMLGLGETEEEIERAMDDARSIGVDIFTMGQYLQPTKRHLNVEEFVTPEKFARLKSFGEAKGFVHVVSSPLSRSSYHAEQAFT